The Solanum pennellii chromosome 4, SPENNV200 genomic interval AAATGTGTCATTCTTAGATGCCTAAAGCTTTTAGTTTTGATCATTTGACGTTGAGTAAAACTGTTCCTCACTAGATAAACCAAAATTTTACTACAACCAAGGAAAAAGATAGATAACATCTTGggaacagactaaaaaggaaaatatgcaAACACGAAATGGAATAGGAGTAGTTAATAAGCTTTTCTAGAAAATATGATCACTGAATcgatgttttttcttttcaaattagGACATCAAAAAGGAGCATATATCTGTACATTTAGGAGGTGAGACTCATCCACAATGGCTAAATGGCAATATCATCTCAAGTAGCATCATCATAAGCAGATAATGTGCTTGAGATTGCGCAAGTATATAAGACAGTTTTTCTCAAGGTCTGATTAGGTCCAGTGACATATAAATCTCATAGCTACTGTTGACAAACTTATGGAAACAAAATTGTATAATGCTTTTAGCTATACTTTCCATGAAAGGAAAACCAAAATATGGACAAAGATATACCTATTTAAAGAGATGTAAATGTTCTATTTCAGGAAAGTTGTGTTCTAAAAATGAAGAGTTCTATCTCTAAAATGGAAATTCGAGATTAATTACTTGCCCTACATATGCAATAGTATCATATAGAGCAAGAGAAGCCACCAAATTTGTGTACTATAACTGAACCAATGGAAAATGGAACCTTTGATATGTAATTAATACTGCATGTACCGACTTGAGTGCCAAGATGGCAGGAAAATGGATTTTTGTTGTGGAACACAGAAAGAAACAAAAGATGGGATTTATTTCTCTATGAACCACAGATATTGATGATAATTAAAAGCTAGAACGCATTCTGGGCAATATTAACTGTAGACACAGCAAAATAAAGAGGGGTGGGGAATGGCAAAGGTTACCTAATTTTGCAAGCCTGTTCACCCATTTTGGAATCTTTTTCCCTGTCAGCTTGTGGCATATATCCTTGCAAAAATGGTTGCAGTTCTTCACAATCAAGTGATAGGAGTCACCATTGTAGGCAGCAGCTTGATGCTCAATGAACTCTCTAACCTGATTCGGATCCAGCTTTGTAGTCCCAACAAATATTGACTTCCTAAACTTAAATCCTGGACATTTTCGCGGTTCAACTTCAAAGACACCACTGGTTGGGTAATCATGAGCTCCAAATGCGTACTCTACACCATGGACTGTTGTAAAATAAATGTTACATTAGTTGAAGTTCAAAAATACGAGGCATAGAAGAAAATTGTTGATGCGTCCAAGATTTGAGTTAGAGACGTGTCTTTTCTTAGCAGTAGCACGAAATTATTTTCATCTCAAGTTTCACATGCTAGTGTAATATTAGGAGAACCTTGAGGGTTCATCCCAATCGACTCAAAGAACTTGCAGAAACTGCATTTTTTCAATGAGAAACAGATTGCAGGTACCAAGTAAACACTCTAGATGATAGGAGGTGATTAGTCTATTTGCTATCTATAGCACCAAAACTGCTAAGTATCTTCTTCAGGAAGCATTCAAAGATGAACCCACAGGTGTCAAATGCTATATCACGTCAAAAGTAGAAATCTACTAACAAACTGTGATGCAAACCAAATATTTATTAGACATGAAAATGTTACGAATAAGCTCCAATGCATGCTCATATATTTACCAATCATAAAGAGATTCAAACTGAGAATGAAACAGTTCTAGGGTATACTACATGAACATACCCTAGACAGTACGTGACGCACCTGCAACTTGCCGAGGACATGATCCAAGATAGGAGGATATGGAGGTCGATTATTATGGTAAAAGGTTAGTAGGTAGTAAAGTATTATCTAGTTCCCCTATCAATATTATTACTCTCCTACTGTCTCATTCTTCGATTTTATTGTTACATGTTGTTTCCTTTGCTTCTTATCGtacattttgttgttgctacttGTTCTCTTCTAAAATATGTTTAGCATGGCTGATACGTTACTATATTTGTTTTACTCACTTGTCTTCTTGAATCTGCTTTTACTTGAGTCAAGGGTCTAAAGGAAACAATCTCTTCACCTTCATAAGATAGGGGTAAGGCTGTGTACACACTACCCTTCCCAAACCCCATTTGTGAGATTACAATGGTAAGTTGTTGTTTTCGTTACATGAATAACCCTAGAGGCAAGTTTCAGATCCTGAATTTAAGCATCACAAACATTTTTGATCTCATTAAagttaaatgaaatttatgacAGATAAACATATGATAATGTGGTAGATATCATCTTGTAGATGCAATTCTCTCATTAATCGATTAGTAAAATCGAGGTTTAGAATAGGAAAACAAATCCATATAGAACCATATATTTACAAGGAAAGGATAATTTCCCTAGGTGCACACTTAAATAATAACTCTTACCTTCCACACCAGAATGGAAGATGCCAAAACCAGCCCAGTAGACATAGTTGTTCATCGGTGTCAAGTCATAAACATTGAGACAAACTGGTGTCTCACCAGGAGCAAAACGATCCGACTTCGTTTTGGGGAGCAAACAAAAA includes:
- the LOC107015757 gene encoding deSI-like protein At4g17486, yielding MSLQSKKGWKSVVPLRLKTKSSAHFCLLPKTKSDRFAPGETPVCLNVYDLTPMNNYVYWAGFGIFHSGVEVHGVEYAFGAHDYPTSGVFEVEPRKCPGFKFRKSIFVGTTKLDPNQVREFIEHQAAAYNGDSYHLIVKNCNHFCKDICHKLTGKKIPKWVNRLAKLGSAFNCMLPEALKVAAVEDEPNGPEYDSEKRRLRSAFSCFSSISTRQQKLSTSSLFLQSPVKGCLPSLELRKSTKCTSKEK